Within the Miscanthus floridulus cultivar M001 chromosome 2, ASM1932011v1, whole genome shotgun sequence genome, the region atcccaaaagtgatggccagtgagtgtagttccaaggtcggtgatcatgctgttcgggagaccaaatctatggatgatgtcttcaaagagctcgactgctttctttgcaataGTGGAGACGAGcagtttatactcaatccacttggagaacttatcaatggtgatGTATACGTACTAGAAACCTTCTGGTGCTGGCTTAAAAggaccaatcatgtccagtccccagcatgcaaaaggctagGAGGCTGGAATGGTCTGCAACTCTTGTGCCGGTACGTGTATTtgtttggcaaaaaattggcatccttcacaacgttggatgaggtcttctgcatcagagatggtggtgggccagtaaaagcctGCTCGGAAGGCTTTgctgaccagtgttctcgaagccgcgtggttgccgtaggaaccagagtgaatttcgaggagtaacttcactccgtcttcttgggtgatgcatttttgcaaaatcccttccttggcacttttcctcatcaagttgccatttaCCAGCACATAATGTTTGCTCCGACGAGTTAGGCATTTGGTTTTAGTTTTATCGGCTGGTACTTCGGCGctagagaggtacttgatgaattgttccctccaatcagcgGGTGGAACTTcctaaatttctttttcttctttaatggacgGCGCCACAAGATCTTGGATGAAGACCCTAGGCGGAACCACGGCACAAGAGGAGCCCAACTTGGACAAGTAATCAGCGATCtgattttggtcgcgtaccacgtggtggtactcgataccatagaacttcccttcaagcttcctgatttcggcgcaataaGCGTTCATCTTATCATTGGcacaagaccaatctttgttaagctggttgatgatATGCACaaagtccccgtataccataaggCATTTGATGCCAAGCTCAACAGCTATACagagtctgtggagacatgcttcgtattcggcggcgttgttggagaccACGAAGTGTATCcggaggacgtatcggagcttatccttggtcggcgtgatgaatagaatgcccacactagcaccattgatgttgagggcgccatcaaagtacatcacctagtgcttagGGCaggtagcggcgatgggctcttggatcttggtccactcagcgatgaaatcagcgagctcctgagacttgatcataggcctgcttctgaattcaatggagtaagtgatgaggtcgatagcccacttgatgatacggctgttggcctctttgttgcgaaggatgtcccctagagggaactcggtgaccacggcgatcttgtaatactcaaagtagtggtggAGTTTGCGCGACATAATCAGGATGGCGTATAACAACTTCTagacctaaggataatgagtcttgggcttGTTAagaaccttgctgatgaagtatatcggacgttgcaccttataggcgtgtctggcctcctcgcgttcgaccacaATTGTTGTGCTGACAACGCGAGAGGTAGCgacgatgtagatcaggagagtctcATCGGACtatggcgctgtcatgattggaggctttgtaaggaacaacttaagctgctcgaaagctacGTCTGCCTCTTTTGACTAGgtaaagcgctcggaggccttgaggagtttgaagaaaggtaaacctttttcgccaaggcgcgatatgaagcggcttaatgcTGCCATGCAGccagtaagcttctgtatatccttgacacatgttggtcaTTTCATCTTGGTGATGGCAAAGATCTTGTCGGGATTGGGTTCTATGCCTcgtgcgctgacaatgtagcccaggagtataccggatggaactctaaagatgcactttgaagggttcagcttccatcggtatctttttaggttggcaaatgtttcttcgaggtcggtaaTAAGATTAttggcggtcttggacttgacaaccacatcgtcgatgtaagcttcgatgttgtggccgatctgttgatcaaggcacatctggatagcccatTGATAAGTTGCCTCAGCATTCTTGAGTCTGaatgacatggtggtatagcaatatgtgccgaaaggtgtgatgaacgatgtcttgatctgatcttctttcTTGAGAGAGATCTGGTGAtaccggagtaacagtcaaggaaagagagtaatTCGCAGCCAGCGATGGAGttgacaacctcgtctatccgaggcaaaccaaaggggtctttagggcagtgtttgttaagatcagtataatcagcacacattctccattctttattcttttttcaaatgAGAATAGGGTTCGCTAACcaatcaggatgatacacttcttttataaatccagcagctaagagccattttatttctaccctaatagcctccttcttgtctggcacaaatcggcgaagtttttgcttgatcggtttggcagtcggcgagacattcaaggagtgcttgatcttctcccgtggtacccccggcacatctgtaggtttccaagcaaacacattggcgttggcacgtaaggagatgagcgcgctttcctatttgggggtcaaggtgagccccaatcttcacggtcttggaggggtcgtcgagcctgaggctgacctccttcccttccttggacttggcggaagcACGGGGAGGTTCCAGCTCTGGTATCTCCATGTCGGCGGGCAGCGttttggcttcggcgaccatgctggccatctggatgaagaggtcggtagcttcgacgagagcgagactctctatctcgtaggtgtaggcgatggagaggttagcccatagggccagaactcctgtaggcaaaggcatcttcagcaccaagtACGCATAGTGTGGTATAGCCataaacttggccagagctggctgaccaagtatggcatggtaagcGGTGTTGAAATCAGCGACGTAGAAGTTAATGTGCTTGACGCGGTAGTTGCTCGCCGTGCCGAACTGTATTGGTAGCGTGATCTCTCTAAGAGGTTTGGAGGCCCTGTcgggtaccacaccccaaaaagaGGAATCAGAGGGCGTTAGATCTGCTAAtccgaggcccagctcctttagggctctggtgaagaggaggttcagagcgctcccaccatcgacaaGCACTTTTTTGAACAACACCTTTtggatggttgcatcgaggacaagggggaagtgccctatgtagggaatgtcTACCCACTAGTCgtccctgctgaaggtgatgggaaccttagaccatgggtgatagctagggttggcgacagCGTCCTCTGCGGTGACGTTGAGCACCCACCAtgcggcgagcttccattcccttctgctttcggtggaggcaaggcccccgaagatggtggcgaccaccttgtcatggtcctagaaggcattgccattgcccccaggtggtcggcgaccttcggctccatcattggcgtcgtcgtctagctttttgttctggaattccttagccaacCCGAGGTAGTCCTTCATTttgtgcttggcgttcttgtggagagggcacaggccatcgaggatcttcctgtactactcatcatagttgcgcttggcacgaGGTTTGTTGACAgcagcgatgatgtggtctggtcgacggcggtgattttggccagACTTGGTCCCTTCTTGCCGATCTCGACCGATGTTATAAGGATAACTACGGTCGTCGAAATGATGGTCGCTGTGCCATCAGTCGGCGAGGCAGTCGTCATACCGGCATGTTGGTCATtgggtgcccgcatcctcgttgaagtgcacctcggcctcctcggcatcggcgtactggttggcaatTGTGATCATCTCACCGATCCCAGTAGgtggcttgtggttgaacttggagcggagctcacggtggtggagtcctcggacgaaggcggtgatgacctcagcttccgtgatgttggggatagagttcctcatctcagaaaagcatcggatgtagctacgaaggagctcagatggcttctggtCGATGCGGTTTaggtcatgcttggtgcccggccgagtgcatgtggccatgtagttatcggtgaagacttttttcaaaTCCTCCCAGGAACCAATGGAGTTCGgggcaaggctggtaaaccagctcatggtggtAGGCGTTAGCATGacaggaagatagtttgccatgacattagagtctcctccggcggtgcggatagtagtggcataagcctatagccactgtgtcgggtttattcttccttcgtagggctcgacccaagtgatcttgaaaccacggtgccactgaagtgttcggagTGTCCTTGTAAATGCCGAAGGCCCCTCAGAGTTGTCGACGCCATTGTCAGCGGTATTGCCATCGGCGAGTGGTTTGAcagctgagtctgggttaccaTACTCTTTTTTGTACTCCTGATGGCGGTGGATCTCATCTTCATGGTGACCGAATCGGCGTTTGTCGATGCGCCGTCATGCATCTTGACGATTGTTGAGATGCACCCGGACATcatggtcgacctcctggtcgtgttggcggtgatgtttgGCATGATTGCCCCTAGCTCCACCTTGGGGGGCTGCCTGTCGTCACGGTGCTAGTCGGTGAAGCGACTTTAGTGGTGGTCAGTCCTTGTGGCAACTGATCAGCGGATCGAAGTGGTGGAGTAAgagggtctctgatcctggcggatctcattgacctgacagtgcactgctttaagcatggcagtgaccttggcgagctcgggcgtctgcgggaggCAAGCGATCTCATTGGTGGCTACTGCTAGATTGGCACTCGAAGTCCTAAAAACATCATGGCCATCAACGCAgagaaactcttcatcgaggttgcgctggagtggcctcccttgcgagtcgagctgctGCTCGACCATTATGAGGGTGTGCTCGTTTGCTCGGCGTTGTGCACGGTTGATGTTCCGGTTCTCATGAGCGGCGCGTTCCTCCTCGATCTCGCCATTCTaaggggggctatcgacgctgacattgaagatcgcgccccctagagaggagggagaggaaattGTTCAACAGAGGTTTTGGCGAGGGTCTCTATGGAGTCTTGGGACTCAGAGCCTGgactctcctctaggatggtgtggagggacaCCCTAGGGTGCCGGCTGACATGGAGCATGTTGACGGCCGGTGGAGGTTGGTTGGTGAACTGGTCGGCGAAAGGATGagcgtctcccacctggtcggcgaatttgccccttagggcatcttggaaaGTGGCGGTGGAGTTGGCGAGCCCAAAGGGCAGAGCCATAACTTCCGGAGTCTTCTGAGTAGCTTCCGAGAGGTCTAGATTggtgggtggtcggcgctgaacaagggtgtccagagccaattcagcgatggagaggcaatcgacgagcttgtgaccaacctgatcgatggatgcgatcagatcattgctgttgatctgcctcctctagtagcgagggaGCAAGCAGCGGGTTGTTGACGAAGGCGACCTcagaagtggttccaagattAGATCTATAGTCCCAGGTGTGGGGGTGATCgacgcagaatcgatctgcaccggcttgaggagctctccgactccattagcattgatgatccacgagatcgatctaaccgtgaagatctggccgagcTACGGGAGGGACGAAGGGCCTGTGGAAAAAAACATattgttcgacaaggaaaacagcacgcacagcccctacctagcgcaccaactatcgatagaatatcgtcagcagtcctccgaggggtatcccatgaaggtagattgatcgacataggagcgtgagatcaagaataagaaggcaacagagacacaagagttagacaggtttaggccatcagtatgacgtaataccctactcctatggtttgttggtttgtattgtctatcgtctga harbors:
- the LOC136537207 gene encoding uncharacterized protein, producing MTRWSPPSSGALPPPKAEGNGSSPHGHFPLVLDATIQKVLFKKVLVDGGSALNLLFTRALKELGLGLADLTPSDSSFWGVVPDRASKPLREITLPIQFGTASNYRVKHINFYVADFNTAYHAILGQPALAKFMAIPHYAYLVLKMPLPTGVLALWANLSIAYTYEIESLALVEATDLFIQMASMVAEAKTLPADMEIPELEPPRASAKSKEGKEVSLRLDDPSKTISLKKEDQIKTSFITPFGTYCYTTMSFRLKNAEATYQWAIQMCLDQQIGHNIEAYIDDVVVKSKTANNLITDLEETFANLKRYRWKLNPSKCIFRVPSGILLGYIVSARGIEPNPDKIFAITKMK
- the LOC136537206 gene encoding uncharacterized protein; this encodes MYFDGALNINGASVGILFITPTKDKLRYVLRIHFVVSNNAAEYEACLHRLCIAVELGIKCLMVYGDFVHIINQLNKDWSCANDKMNAYCAEIRKLEGKFYGIEYHHVVRDQNQIADYLSKLGSSCAVVPPRVFIQDLVAPSIKEEKEI